The following coding sequences are from one Aliarcobacter skirrowii CCUG 10374 window:
- a CDS encoding outer membrane beta-barrel protein, translating into MKLFFKLSLITIFLTTFLKADKVNSFYIGTSNAKIFNETYTELGLGFGTSGYFDSIIFGLYYNLNYGNIRVENKSKEVSTFSTDLKLGYAFLNRDFSIYALGAAAFQSIGNIDGAGFGYGGGAEYKIAKNFALNFEYKKYDMVSNKEDYDYEKSNLYLKIIF; encoded by the coding sequence ATGAAACTATTTTTTAAACTATCACTTATTACAATCTTTTTAACTACTTTTTTAAAAGCTGACAAAGTAAACTCTTTTTATATTGGAACTTCAAATGCTAAAATCTTTAATGAAACTTATACAGAACTAGGGCTTGGTTTTGGTACAAGTGGATATTTTGATTCAATTATTTTTGGTTTATATTATAATTTGAACTATGGAAATATAAGAGTTGAAAATAAAAGTAAAGAGGTATCAACATTTTCTACAGATTTAAAACTAGGTTATGCTTTTTTAAATAGAGATTTCTCTATTTATGCTCTAGGAGCTGCTGCTTTCCAAAGTATTGGAAATATTGATGGTGCTGGTTTTGGATATGGTGGTGGAGCTGAGTATAAAATAGCAAAGAATTTTGCATTAAATTTTGAGTATAAAAAGTATGATATGGTTTCTAATAAAGAAGATTATGATTATGAAAAATCAAATTTGTATTTGAAAATTATTTTTTAA
- a CDS encoding Cas10/Cmr2 second palm domain-containing protein: MSEYLYGASLQGLQEFIFKTNKLKEIIGASEIIKNFDKLELKKEFDLKEDATIILQAAGNLRVIFKNKEDLEKVVLKLPQYMMLKAYGVTISQAVVEYKNYKDSSQELEKLLKIQRNKSNISLDTHFNIIQQNPRTALPLIDSENDKATAQKIVEFKKFAKEIKKDDKDSIFDISYLSNKKNKIAIIHIDGNGLGNIVKDLTEADIKMFSKKLDDATNEAFKECVEKVFKSEDSKLKKRDVILGGDDVTLICDANQALDFTKYFLELFEEKTKNIYTNKEKNISYDLTACAGVVFCNEKYPFHYAVKLAEDLCSFTKKDSKKYAKEKKLNLAPSSLMFHNIQSSNVESFSKFIEDELTINGIRCDFGPYYLKEIENKISIKKFQALVDDFKKENSPIAKLRDWLTTLSHDKNLAKLQLERINQISKDKWDSKNLYEGTSLKNLIVKKDGLDKTPVYDVLQILSVTDEKEGDIK, from the coding sequence ATGAGTGAATATTTGTATGGGGCAAGTTTACAAGGTCTTCAAGAGTTTATATTTAAAACAAATAAACTAAAAGAGATAATTGGTGCTAGTGAAATAATAAAAAATTTTGATAAATTAGAATTAAAAAAAGAGTTTGATTTAAAAGAGGATGCAACTATAATTCTTCAAGCAGCTGGAAATTTAAGAGTAATATTTAAAAATAAAGAAGATTTAGAAAAAGTTGTGCTAAAACTTCCACAATATATGATGCTAAAAGCTTATGGAGTTACAATTTCACAAGCTGTTGTAGAGTATAAAAACTATAAAGATTCTTCACAAGAACTAGAAAAGCTTTTAAAGATTCAAAGAAATAAAAGTAATATATCTTTAGATACTCACTTTAATATAATACAACAAAATCCACGAACAGCTCTACCTTTGATAGATAGTGAAAATGATAAAGCAACAGCTCAAAAAATAGTAGAGTTCAAAAAATTTGCAAAAGAGATAAAAAAAGATGACAAAGATAGTATTTTTGATATATCTTATTTATCAAATAAAAAAAATAAAATAGCAATTATTCATATAGATGGAAATGGTTTGGGAAATATTGTAAAAGATTTAACAGAAGCAGATATTAAAATGTTTTCAAAAAAACTTGATGATGCTACAAATGAAGCTTTTAAAGAGTGTGTAGAAAAAGTTTTTAAAAGTGAAGATAGTAAGCTTAAAAAAAGAGATGTAATTCTAGGTGGAGATGATGTAACTTTGATTTGTGATGCAAATCAAGCTTTGGATTTCACAAAATATTTTTTAGAGCTTTTTGAAGAGAAAACAAAAAATATATATACAAATAAAGAGAAAAATATAAGTTATGATTTAACAGCTTGTGCTGGAGTTGTATTTTGTAATGAAAAATATCCATTTCACTATGCGGTTAAACTAGCAGAAGATTTATGCTCTTTTACCAAAAAAGATTCTAAAAAATATGCGAAAGAAAAAAAATTAAATCTTGCACCATCTTCACTTATGTTTCACAATATTCAAAGTTCAAATGTAGAGAGTTTTTCAAAGTTTATAGAAGATGAACTTACAATAAACGGTATTAGATGTGATTTTGGACCATACTACTTAAAAGAGATAGAAAACAAAATCTCTATAAAAAAATTTCAAGCTTTAGTAGATGATTTCAAAAAAGAGAACTCACCAATAGCTAAGCTAAGAGATTGGCTTACAACACTAAGTCATGATAAAAATTTAGCAAAGCTTCAACTAGAAAGAATCAATCAAATAAGTAAAGATAAATGGGATAGTAAAAATTTATATGAAGGTACTTCACTAAAAAATCTAATAGTAAAAAAAGATGGTTTAGATAAAACTCCAGTTTATGATGTACTACAAATACTATCTGTAACAGATGAAAAAGAAGGAGATATAAAATGA
- a CDS encoding DUF3817 domain-containing protein translates to MFRTKLAQFRAISIIEGISYLILVFFAMPLKYFFAEPMAVKVFGMLHGIFFILFCLALYRVMIEKRWKLFFSIKLFIYSLIPFLFILIEKDIKNLKKN, encoded by the coding sequence ATGTTTAGAACAAAACTTGCTCAATTTAGAGCTATATCAATAATCGAAGGGATTTCATATCTTATTTTAGTCTTTTTTGCAATGCCTTTAAAATATTTTTTTGCAGAACCTATGGCTGTAAAAGTGTTTGGAATGCTACATGGAATATTTTTTATTCTTTTTTGTTTGGCTTTATATAGAGTTATGATTGAAAAAAGATGGAAGCTATTTTTTAGTATAAAACTTTTTATATATTCACTAATTCCATTTTTATTTATTTTGATAGAAAAAGATATAAAAAACTTAAAAAAGAATTGA
- the thiI gene encoding tRNA uracil 4-sulfurtransferase ThiI has translation MEEQNIKTQKFIIKYFTEIMIKGDTAKRHMIQQLYVNLQSISSHISKDIKIKKFFDKIELETPIEFSEELKQKLLNTSGIQQVLEAITIENMNSLDDIKVEVNKHMANTITDKTFVVRAKRVGQQNFKSMHIEQTVGGYMLANNQTKGVKLKDADVTIKLELEHNKLHIITKKYEGMGGFPIGTQGEILSLMSGGFDSTVASYLSIKRGVKTHYIFFNLGGVAHEIGVKQVAWYLWNNYASSHSVNFITIPFEDVVGQIFKDISPSYMGVMLKRLMVQAAQEVAKSLKIDALLTGESVAQVSSQTLRNLSLIDDVSDILILRPLAFMSKPDIIELATKIGTKKFAEAMPEYCGVISKHPVTSGSFERVKKESQNFDYTVLDEAIKNAKVKRIFEVLDDVCDIGTLEVVNSVEKNDIVIDIRQDDNSIKLDCEVLKIPFYRLKNEFKNLDKNRNYLLYCDKGVLSQLHGQYLKDEAGYTNIKVYRPN, from the coding sequence ATGGAAGAACAAAATATAAAAACACAAAAATTTATTATCAAATATTTTACAGAAATTATGATAAAAGGCGATACTGCAAAAAGGCATATGATTCAACAACTTTATGTAAATTTACAAAGTATTTCAAGTCATATTAGTAAAGATATAAAAATTAAAAAATTTTTTGACAAAATAGAGCTAGAGACACCAATTGAGTTTAGTGAAGAGTTAAAACAAAAACTTTTAAATACATCTGGAATACAGCAAGTTTTAGAAGCAATTACTATTGAAAATATGAATAGTTTAGATGATATAAAAGTTGAAGTAAACAAGCATATGGCAAATACAATTACAGATAAAACTTTTGTTGTAAGAGCAAAAAGAGTTGGTCAACAAAATTTTAAATCTATGCATATAGAGCAGACAGTTGGTGGATATATGTTGGCAAACAATCAAACAAAAGGTGTTAAGCTAAAAGATGCTGATGTTACAATAAAGCTTGAGTTAGAGCATAATAAACTTCATATAATTACTAAAAAGTATGAAGGAATGGGTGGTTTTCCAATAGGAACTCAAGGTGAAATTTTGAGTTTAATGTCAGGAGGATTTGATTCAACAGTTGCTTCATATTTATCAATAAAAAGAGGAGTAAAAACTCACTATATATTTTTTAATCTTGGTGGAGTTGCTCATGAAATTGGAGTTAAACAAGTTGCTTGGTATTTATGGAATAATTATGCAAGTTCTCATAGTGTAAATTTTATTACAATACCATTTGAAGATGTTGTTGGACAAATTTTTAAAGATATAAGCCCTTCATATATGGGAGTTATGTTAAAAAGGCTTATGGTTCAAGCTGCACAAGAAGTTGCAAAAAGTTTAAAAATAGATGCTTTATTAACAGGAGAGAGTGTTGCTCAAGTATCTAGTCAAACTTTAAGAAATCTAAGTTTAATTGATGATGTTAGTGATATTTTGATTTTAAGACCACTTGCATTTATGTCAAAGCCTGATATTATAGAACTTGCAACAAAAATTGGTACAAAAAAGTTTGCTGAAGCTATGCCTGAGTATTGTGGTGTAATATCAAAACACCCTGTAACATCTGGAAGTTTTGAAAGAGTTAAAAAAGAGTCACAAAATTTTGATTATACTGTTTTAGATGAAGCTATTAAAAATGCAAAAGTTAAAAGAATATTTGAAGTTTTAGATGATGTTTGTGATATTGGTACTTTAGAAGTTGTAAATAGTGTTGAAAAAAATGATATTGTAATAGATATAAGACAAGATGATAATAGTATAAAACTTGATTGTGAAGTTTTAAAAATACCATTTTATAGATTGAAAAATGAGTTTAAAAATTTGGATAAAAACAGAAACTATCTTTTATATTGTGATAAAGGTGTTTTAAGTCAACTTCATGGACAATATTTAAAAGATGAAGCAGGATATACAAATATAAAAGTATATCGACCAAATTAA
- the cas6 gene encoding CRISPR system precrRNA processing endoribonuclease RAMP protein Cas6 yields the protein MNYTKLTIKINSTDKPPYFMGSQLRGAFGYALKNIEKNVENSLYSKFFEKKNEIHQYRFDIRLGLQFYEFSFYLFDDSCDEIFIVISAFYEMLTNIGLGKENKIYKDFEIYLNDNIIYQNGNLKEITDYIKTFNQAKKYKDEIILTLVTPLRIKKDGKFVIDDNLEFESILKSIYRRSLAIKNSEFEKIPFKPRYKIKSKDIYFNDLKRFSNLQNSSMNLGGLMGEFWISNLDEKSYQLLKLGELIGVGKQTVFGLGKITIKGVK from the coding sequence ATGAACTATACAAAACTAACAATTAAGATAAACAGCACTGACAAACCACCATACTTTATGGGCTCTCAGCTTCGTGGAGCTTTTGGTTATGCTTTGAAAAATATAGAAAAAAATGTTGAAAACTCTTTGTACAGTAAATTTTTTGAAAAGAAAAATGAGATACATCAATATAGATTTGATATAAGATTGGGTTTACAATTTTATGAATTTTCATTCTATCTTTTTGATGACTCTTGTGATGAAATTTTTATAGTAATAAGTGCTTTTTATGAGATGCTTACAAATATTGGTTTGGGAAAAGAGAATAAAATCTATAAAGATTTTGAGATATATTTAAATGATAATATTATTTATCAAAATGGAAATTTAAAAGAGATTACAGACTATATAAAAACTTTTAATCAAGCTAAAAAGTATAAAGATGAGATAATTCTAACTTTAGTAACTCCACTTCGTATAAAAAAAGATGGAAAATTTGTAATAGATGATAATTTGGAGTTTGAGTCAATTTTAAAATCAATATATCGAAGAAGTTTAGCTATAAAAAATAGTGAATTTGAGAAAATACCATTTAAACCAAGATATAAAATTAAATCAAAGGATATATATTTTAATGATTTAAAAAGATTTAGTAATTTACAAAATAGTAGTATGAATTTAGGAGGTCTTATGGGAGAATTTTGGATAAGTAATTTAGATGAAAAAAGTTATCAACTTTTGAAGCTTGGAGAGCTAATTGGAGTTGGAAAACAGACAGTTTTTGGGCTTGGAAAAATAACTATAAAAGGAGTGAAATAG
- the csx20 gene encoding CRISPR-associated protein Csx20: protein MNKMFLLFSHTLTKNQKDDAMKSFGIEEFIYLPKELQELFSNVPNDLKKLSEYLTPIKLFLKQYSKEGDFVLIQGDFGATYILVNFAKSLKLKAVYSTTKRVTQEFEEDGKIIKKSIFEHERFRDYE from the coding sequence ATGAATAAAATGTTTTTGCTATTTTCTCATACTTTAACAAAAAATCAAAAGGATGATGCCATGAAAAGTTTTGGCATAGAAGAGTTTATATATCTTCCAAAAGAGTTACAAGAGCTTTTTAGTAATGTACCTAATGATTTAAAAAAGTTGAGTGAATATTTAACTCCAATAAAACTTTTTTTAAAACAGTACTCAAAAGAAGGAGATTTTGTTTTGATTCAAGGAGATTTTGGTGCAACTTATATTTTAGTAAATTTTGCAAAAAGTTTGAAACTAAAAGCAGTATATTCAACTACAAAAAGAGTTACACAAGAGTTTGAAGAAGATGGAAAGATTATAAAAAAATCAATATTTGAGCATGAAAGGTTTAGAGATTATGAATAA